A window of the Cystobacter fuscus genome harbors these coding sequences:
- a CDS encoding methyl-accepting chemotaxis protein: MIWFQNLKIATKLLVSFLILLALTGLLGVFALEQMRQMRRASDEVTDNWMPSTLYVSDANTNTSDFRIAELQHVLSLNSEEMSGYERQMREQLDKLDRNLDRYEALISLEEERRVFDEFMVLWKEYLEDHDKVIAFSRSNKNQDARALLRGRSQQSFDAASARLSQLAEINLKAGERASDAADKTHEMAQQWILWAMGGAILVGLLLCYFLARAISRPLLGAVTVADRIAEGDLTVRIDVATEDETGRLLAAMRRMVLKLAEVIGEVREGSDALASASAQVSSSSQSLAQGTSEQAGSVEETTSSLEQMSASISQNRDHSRQMAQMALQGARDAEESGQAVKETVAAMGSIAEKISIIEEIAYQTNLLALNAAIEAARAGVHGKGFAVVATEVRKLAERSRVAAREISGLASGSVKVATRSGELLSELVPSIRKTTDLVQEVVAASVEQATGVGQMSKAMAHVDQVTQRNASASEELASTAEELSSQAEALSQLVSFFRVTEGERGSRPRPRPVVPRASVSHGLKATAQGLGSAAPSARQPPSTALLDEDREFKRF; the protein is encoded by the coding sequence ATGATCTGGTTCCAGAATCTGAAGATCGCCACGAAGCTGCTCGTTTCCTTCCTCATCCTGCTCGCCCTGACGGGCCTCCTGGGCGTCTTCGCGCTCGAGCAGATGCGCCAGATGCGCCGTGCGTCCGACGAGGTCACCGACAACTGGATGCCGAGCACCCTCTACGTCTCGGACGCGAACACCAACACCTCGGACTTCCGCATCGCCGAGCTGCAGCACGTCCTGTCCCTCAACTCCGAGGAGATGTCCGGCTACGAGCGGCAGATGCGCGAGCAGCTCGACAAGCTCGATCGCAACCTCGACCGGTACGAGGCGCTCATCTCCCTGGAGGAGGAGCGCCGCGTGTTCGACGAGTTCATGGTGCTCTGGAAGGAGTACCTCGAGGATCATGACAAGGTCATCGCGTTCTCGAGGAGCAACAAGAACCAGGACGCCCGCGCTCTGCTCCGCGGCCGCTCCCAGCAGTCCTTCGACGCCGCCAGCGCCAGGCTGTCGCAACTGGCGGAGATCAACCTGAAGGCGGGCGAGCGGGCCTCGGATGCCGCGGACAAGACTCATGAGATGGCGCAGCAGTGGATCCTCTGGGCGATGGGGGGTGCCATCCTCGTGGGCCTCCTGCTCTGCTATTTCCTCGCCCGGGCCATCTCGCGGCCGCTGCTCGGCGCGGTGACGGTGGCGGACCGCATCGCCGAGGGAGACCTCACCGTGCGCATCGACGTGGCGACGGAGGACGAGACGGGCCGGTTGTTGGCGGCCATGCGGCGCATGGTGCTCAAGCTGGCCGAGGTCATCGGTGAGGTGCGCGAGGGCTCCGATGCGCTCGCCTCGGCCTCCGCGCAGGTGTCCTCCTCCTCGCAGAGTCTGGCGCAGGGCACCAGCGAGCAGGCCGGCAGCGTGGAGGAGACCACCTCCAGCCTGGAGCAGATGTCGGCCAGCATCAGCCAGAACCGGGATCACAGCCGGCAGATGGCGCAGATGGCCCTGCAGGGGGCCCGGGACGCCGAGGAGAGTGGCCAGGCGGTGAAGGAGACGGTGGCGGCCATGGGCTCCATCGCGGAGAAGATCTCCATCATCGAGGAGATCGCCTACCAGACGAACCTGCTGGCGCTCAACGCGGCCATCGAGGCGGCGCGGGCGGGCGTGCACGGCAAGGGCTTCGCGGTGGTGGCCACGGAGGTGCGCAAGCTGGCGGAGCGCAGCCGGGTGGCGGCACGGGAGATCTCGGGGCTGGCCTCGGGCAGCGTGAAGGTGGCGACGCGCTCGGGAGAGCTGTTGTCGGAGCTGGTGCCCTCCATCCGCAAGACGACGGACCTGGTGCAGGAGGTGGTGGCGGCCTCGGTGGAGCAGGCCACCGGGGTGGGGCAGATGAGCAAGGCGATGGCGCACGTGGACCAGGTGACGCAGCGCAACGCGTCGGCCTCGGAGGAACTGGCGTCCACGGCGGAGGAGCTCTCCTCCCAGGCGGAGGCGCTCAGCCAGTTGGTGTCCTTCTTCCGAGTGACCGAAGGGGAGCGCGGCTCACGGCCGAGGCCGCGCCCCGTGGTGCCGAGGGCTTCCGTCTCGCATGGATTGAAGGCCACGGCGCAGGGGCTCGGGTCCGCGGCTCCGTCAGCGCGGCAGCCGCCCTCCACGGCGCTCCTGGACGAGGATCGCGAGTTCAAGCGCTTCTAG
- a CDS encoding trifunctional serine/threonine-protein kinase/ATP-binding protein/sensor histidine kinase, which produces MAHRAGYSLHEQLHSSHRSTIFRATRLRDQCPVILKLTSSDYLDRRRTLELRREYAIAHRVAGDGIVQVLGLEQFPDRAALVLEDFGGASLRHLLDERGPLEVPTFLDYAVRISAALGHIHQHGVIHKDIKPHNIIVNPATGVVKIADFSLAVALSLETVPPELPTHLTGTLAYMAPEQTGRMNRGVDCRADFYALGATFFELLTGRRVFSTMAPLELLHAHVAQVPASPQDFNPEVPEFLAAIVLKLLAKAPEDRYQSTWGLIADLESCQHQLREGGWLPPLFLGLSDRPHQYHPPQGLYGRDTDVAVLTGTYARATAGRGELLFVSGPAGIGKSSLVNELYRVTAASRGRVAIGKCDQLLRSEPFDAVHQVLQHLVRQTLGEGEAETAVMRERLQRVLGANTSVLIEAVPDTRALVGEQPASPPLSASESRNRLTLVLARTLQAFATPERPLAVFLDDLQWTDSATLSLLRALARDSSTQHLLLVGAYRDTEVSTTHPLTLALEELRAAGTPWEQLSLTPLGLEDVARMVRETTAAEAGRALELARLIHSRTGGNPFSVKVFLRFLYEQGLLHFDPRNRRWQWDLARIETQGLPEDVAVQLVAESLRLPEETRVLLQLAACLGVAFGFRDLTLAHGATAGETARALWTAIEQRLVFPLGKDYVLLDPQSGAVDLTDLDVSFRFVHDRVRQATYSLIPEEERAGRHLEVGLRLYEHARATKTLDERVFAILPHLGHAPERIGPDALRLELADLHLVAGQRAKASGAYRAASEFFRTGGRLIPPSARAREHERTFALQKELMECLYLAGEFEVAATGFSTLLTQARTPAQRASVLCLQAILSSLGNRHGEAVELGLEGLRLLGIDLPSAPDEATLAAELREVEALLAGRDTRELLDLPRMSDPNAELASELLNAITVAAYMAAQKLLVLMAFRQVRLSLEHGNCRFSPHGYSAHGFVVSTLLDDPVTGRRFGLLAIELATRLQEPRQYARALYCHAGFIEPWTQSARADIPQIAEACKILLESGDWPYAEVCFILQCWLRLSLGEPLQDLLAESQKFTDLLGTQKDPDNQYLHSLFRQTLSLLTGAQEMPGQIVQLSCFRWPANKAHAGRVLLEQHYLFRQLEQAMEVAEESAETMRSVPGLFLQTTHAFYYALSAAAVYPAASEHRKQELLALMEQRCAYLEKCAHRAPENFSPYLLLVRAELARVRGRHAEAHTRYEEAIAAARASGFTSVEAIACEQACRFQAELNRPPLAAAYLMEALNTYERWGAAGKVLHLAAEQSHLLHFYSGTLRGWDHKLQHDGLPRARPPSGEFPVLASTADLSSTDSFTEVLDVSSVMKASQAISRELHFPQLAAKLIDILMESTGAQRCVLVLQREDDFFVEASGEVGNGSAPLRPVQRMAHSDVLCPSIAELVLHTGTHLLLDDASAQEPFRGEPYITRHGVRSVLCVPILHRKQLLGLVYLENNLTAGAFNTNRLRVAGMLLAQAAISIENAGLYRKLAESNRTLEQRVQERTEQLHSKNAELQHALQSLKTMQAQIITQEKFAFLGSLTAGIAHELKNPLNFVKNFSELSLELVRELREAEGKREESGPLLEELEQNISKVCTHEQRASGIINGMLRHARNNRSEPQPISINQIVEEAVRLVHHGLRAMRPPRDVRIDTFFDDTLPQCHLVPEDLSRVILNLVDNACYSAHQKAQRNRVEPPRLKVSTCWTGSEVEIRVHDNGGGVPATVRDKLFTPFFTTKPAGEGTGLGLSLSHEIIVGALGGKMRVESEEGLYAEFTVVLPGELARRPARG; this is translated from the coding sequence GTGGCACACCGGGCAGGGTACTCCCTTCACGAGCAGCTTCATTCCAGCCACCGCTCGACGATCTTCCGGGCCACCCGGCTCAGGGATCAGTGCCCGGTCATCCTCAAGCTGACCAGCAGCGACTATCTCGACCGGCGCCGCACCCTGGAGCTGCGCCGCGAGTACGCCATCGCCCACCGCGTCGCGGGGGACGGCATCGTCCAGGTCCTGGGTCTGGAGCAGTTCCCCGACCGGGCGGCGCTCGTCCTGGAGGACTTCGGGGGTGCCTCCCTGCGCCATCTGCTGGACGAGCGTGGACCCCTGGAGGTGCCCACCTTCCTCGACTACGCCGTGCGCATCAGCGCGGCCCTGGGGCACATCCACCAGCACGGCGTCATCCACAAGGACATCAAGCCGCACAACATCATCGTCAATCCGGCCACCGGGGTGGTGAAGATCGCCGACTTCTCCCTCGCGGTGGCGCTCTCGCTGGAGACCGTCCCGCCCGAGCTTCCCACTCATCTGACGGGAACACTGGCCTACATGGCGCCCGAGCAGACCGGACGCATGAACCGGGGCGTGGACTGCCGTGCGGACTTCTACGCCCTGGGCGCTACTTTCTTCGAGCTGCTCACCGGCCGACGCGTCTTCTCCACGATGGCACCGCTGGAGCTGCTCCACGCGCACGTCGCCCAGGTGCCTGCCTCGCCGCAGGACTTCAACCCCGAGGTGCCGGAGTTCCTCGCGGCCATCGTGCTCAAGCTGCTGGCCAAGGCTCCGGAGGACCGATACCAGAGCACCTGGGGGCTCATCGCCGACCTCGAGTCGTGTCAGCACCAGCTCCGCGAAGGGGGCTGGCTCCCTCCCTTGTTCCTGGGCCTCTCGGACCGGCCCCACCAGTACCACCCGCCCCAGGGGTTGTATGGACGCGATACGGACGTCGCCGTGCTGACCGGGACGTATGCGCGCGCCACAGCCGGCCGTGGCGAACTCCTGTTCGTGTCCGGACCCGCGGGCATCGGCAAGTCCTCGCTCGTCAACGAGCTGTACCGGGTGACGGCCGCCAGCCGGGGGCGTGTCGCCATCGGCAAGTGTGACCAGCTCCTGCGCAGCGAGCCCTTCGATGCCGTCCACCAGGTGCTGCAACACCTGGTGCGGCAGACGCTCGGGGAAGGGGAGGCGGAGACGGCCGTCATGCGTGAGCGCCTCCAGCGGGTGCTCGGGGCGAACACCTCCGTCCTCATCGAGGCCGTCCCGGACACCCGCGCGCTGGTGGGCGAGCAACCGGCTTCCCCACCGCTGTCCGCCTCCGAGTCCAGGAACCGTCTCACCCTCGTGCTCGCGCGCACGCTCCAGGCGTTCGCGACCCCCGAGCGCCCGCTCGCCGTCTTCCTGGATGATCTGCAGTGGACCGACAGCGCCACGCTCTCCCTGCTGCGGGCGCTCGCGCGGGACTCGTCCACCCAGCACCTGCTGCTCGTCGGTGCCTACCGCGATACCGAGGTCTCCACGACGCACCCACTCACCCTCGCGCTCGAAGAGCTGCGCGCCGCCGGCACGCCCTGGGAGCAACTCTCGCTGACGCCCCTGGGCCTCGAGGATGTTGCCCGGATGGTGCGGGAGACCACCGCCGCGGAAGCCGGGCGCGCGCTGGAGCTCGCCCGTCTCATCCATTCCAGGACGGGTGGCAATCCCTTCTCCGTCAAGGTGTTCTTGCGCTTCCTGTACGAGCAAGGGCTGCTCCACTTCGACCCACGAAACCGTCGGTGGCAGTGGGACCTCGCCCGCATCGAGACCCAGGGACTCCCGGAGGACGTCGCCGTGCAGTTGGTGGCCGAGAGCCTCCGGTTGCCGGAGGAGACCCGAGTCCTGCTCCAACTCGCGGCGTGCCTGGGCGTGGCGTTTGGCTTCCGCGACCTCACGCTGGCCCATGGCGCCACGGCCGGGGAGACGGCACGCGCCCTCTGGACCGCCATCGAGCAGCGACTCGTGTTCCCGCTCGGCAAGGACTACGTCCTGCTCGATCCACAGAGCGGCGCGGTGGACCTCACGGACCTCGATGTGTCCTTCCGCTTCGTGCACGACCGGGTCCGGCAAGCCACCTATTCGCTCATTCCCGAGGAGGAGCGCGCCGGGCGGCATCTGGAGGTGGGCCTGCGCCTGTACGAGCATGCCCGCGCCACGAAGACGCTCGACGAGCGGGTGTTCGCCATCCTTCCGCACCTGGGCCACGCGCCGGAGCGCATCGGCCCAGACGCACTGAGGCTGGAGCTGGCCGACCTCCACCTGGTGGCGGGACAGCGGGCGAAGGCCTCGGGCGCCTACCGCGCCGCGAGTGAGTTCTTCCGCACGGGTGGCAGGCTCATCCCTCCCTCGGCCCGTGCGCGCGAGCACGAGCGGACGTTCGCGCTCCAGAAGGAACTCATGGAGTGCCTCTATCTGGCCGGAGAGTTCGAGGTGGCGGCCACCGGGTTCTCCACCCTGCTCACCCAGGCGCGCACCCCGGCCCAGCGAGCCAGTGTCCTCTGCCTGCAGGCCATCTTGAGCTCCCTCGGCAATCGGCACGGCGAGGCGGTGGAACTCGGCCTCGAGGGACTGCGCCTGCTCGGAATCGACCTTCCCTCCGCACCCGACGAGGCCACCCTCGCCGCGGAGCTGCGGGAGGTGGAGGCCTTGCTGGCGGGCCGGGATACCCGGGAGTTGCTCGACCTGCCGCGGATGAGCGATCCCAACGCGGAGCTCGCCTCCGAGTTGCTCAATGCCATCACGGTCGCCGCCTACATGGCCGCCCAGAAGCTCCTCGTCCTCATGGCGTTCCGGCAGGTCCGGCTGAGCCTGGAGCATGGCAACTGCCGCTTCTCGCCCCATGGTTACTCCGCTCATGGCTTCGTCGTCTCGACGCTTCTCGACGACCCCGTCACCGGCCGGCGTTTCGGCCTGCTCGCCATCGAGCTCGCCACACGCCTCCAGGAGCCGAGGCAATACGCTCGTGCCCTCTACTGTCATGCGGGGTTCATCGAGCCCTGGACGCAGAGCGCACGCGCCGACATTCCCCAGATCGCCGAGGCCTGCAAGATCCTCCTGGAGAGTGGGGACTGGCCGTATGCGGAAGTTTGCTTCATCTTGCAGTGCTGGTTGCGCCTGTCCCTGGGAGAGCCACTCCAGGATCTCCTGGCGGAGAGCCAGAAATTCACCGACCTGTTGGGGACCCAGAAGGATCCCGACAACCAATATTTGCACAGCCTGTTCCGGCAGACGTTGTCGTTGCTGACCGGCGCCCAGGAGATGCCAGGGCAGATCGTCCAACTCTCTTGCTTCCGGTGGCCCGCGAACAAGGCTCACGCCGGACGGGTGTTGCTCGAGCAGCACTATCTGTTCCGACAGCTCGAGCAGGCAATGGAGGTGGCGGAGGAGAGCGCCGAGACGATGCGCTCGGTTCCCGGGTTGTTCCTGCAGACCACACATGCTTTCTATTACGCACTGAGCGCGGCCGCGGTGTACCCGGCGGCCAGCGAACACCGGAAACAGGAGCTGCTCGCGCTCATGGAGCAGCGGTGTGCGTACCTGGAGAAATGCGCCCACCGCGCGCCGGAGAACTTCTCACCCTATCTCCTGCTGGTCCGCGCGGAGCTCGCCCGTGTGCGGGGGCGGCACGCCGAGGCGCACACCCGTTACGAGGAAGCCATCGCCGCGGCGCGCGCCAGCGGATTCACCAGCGTGGAGGCCATCGCCTGTGAACAGGCCTGTCGCTTCCAGGCGGAGCTGAACCGTCCTCCCCTGGCCGCCGCCTACCTGATGGAAGCCCTCAACACGTATGAGCGGTGGGGCGCCGCGGGCAAGGTCCTGCATCTCGCCGCCGAGCAGTCGCACCTCCTGCATTTCTACAGCGGCACCCTCCGGGGCTGGGATCACAAGCTCCAGCATGACGGACTGCCGAGGGCGCGTCCCCCGAGCGGCGAGTTCCCGGTGCTCGCTTCCACCGCCGACCTGTCCAGCACGGATTCCTTCACCGAGGTGCTCGACGTGTCCTCGGTGATGAAGGCCTCCCAGGCCATCTCCCGGGAGCTGCACTTCCCGCAGCTCGCCGCCAAACTCATCGACATCCTCATGGAGAGCACGGGCGCCCAGCGCTGTGTGCTCGTGCTCCAAAGGGAGGATGACTTCTTCGTCGAGGCCTCGGGCGAGGTGGGCAACGGCAGCGCGCCACTGCGGCCCGTGCAACGCATGGCCCACAGCGACGTGCTCTGCCCGAGCATCGCCGAGCTGGTGCTCCACACCGGCACGCACCTGCTCCTCGACGATGCCTCCGCCCAAGAGCCCTTCCGGGGCGAGCCCTATATCACCCGCCACGGCGTCCGCTCGGTGCTCTGCGTCCCCATCCTCCACCGCAAGCAATTGCTCGGCCTCGTCTACCTGGAGAACAACCTCACCGCGGGCGCCTTCAACACCAACCGTCTCAGGGTGGCTGGCATGCTGTTGGCCCAGGCCGCCATCTCCATCGAGAACGCCGGGCTCTACCGGAAGCTCGCGGAGTCCAACCGGACGCTCGAACAGCGAGTCCAGGAGCGCACGGAGCAGCTGCACTCCAAGAACGCCGAGCTGCAGCACGCCTTGCAAAGCCTCAAGACGATGCAGGCGCAGATCATCACCCAGGAGAAGTTCGCCTTCCTCGGTTCGCTCACCGCGGGGATCGCCCACGAGCTGAAGAATCCCCTGAACTTCGTGAAGAACTTCTCCGAGCTCTCCCTGGAGCTGGTGCGGGAGCTGCGCGAGGCGGAGGGCAAGCGGGAGGAGTCCGGCCCCTTGCTGGAGGAGTTGGAGCAGAACATCTCCAAGGTGTGTACGCACGAGCAGCGGGCCAGCGGCATCATCAATGGGATGCTGCGGCACGCGCGCAACAACCGGAGTGAGCCGCAGCCCATCTCCATCAACCAGATCGTGGAGGAGGCGGTCCGGCTCGTCCACCACGGGCTTCGGGCCATGCGTCCTCCGCGCGACGTGCGCATCGACACCTTCTTCGACGACACCCTGCCCCAGTGTCACCTGGTGCCCGAGGACCTGAGCCGCGTCATCCTCAACCTGGTGGACAACGCCTGTTACTCGGCCCACCAGAAGGCCCAGCGCAACCGGGTGGAGCCCCCTCGGTTGAAGGTGTCCACCTGCTGGACAGGCTCCGAGGTGGAGATCCGGGTCCACGACAACGGCGGCGGTGTCCCCGCCACGGTGCGTGACAAGCTCTTCACGCCTTTCTTCACCACGAAGCCGGCGGGCGAGGGAACCGGGCTGGGCCTGTCCCTCAGTCATGAGATCATCGTCGGCGCGCTCGGCGGCAAGATGCGGGTGGAGTCCGAGGAGGGGCTCTACGCGGAGTTCACCGTGGTGCTCCCCGGTGAACTCGCGCGACGTCCGGCCAGGGGCTGA
- a CDS encoding chemotaxis protein CheW codes for MSEQAPEISTQYLSFLLAGEEFALGILQVKEIIEYDTVTRIPGAPMWVRGVFNLRGSVVPVVDLAVKLGLPPATVTKWSCIVVVEVNLGGEQLVLGLLVDAIGQALELQPAEVVPPPSFGAPVHVDYLLGMGLPAGEKKFVLLMDLDKVLSSEEVLVASTLRTEAEEPVQEGPVQEEPVQEAEAPVREEP; via the coding sequence ATGAGCGAACAGGCTCCCGAGATCTCCACGCAGTACCTCAGCTTCCTCCTGGCCGGGGAGGAGTTCGCGCTCGGCATCCTGCAGGTGAAGGAGATCATCGAGTACGACACGGTGACGCGCATCCCCGGCGCGCCCATGTGGGTGAGAGGGGTCTTCAACCTGAGAGGCAGCGTGGTGCCCGTGGTGGACCTGGCGGTGAAGCTGGGACTGCCACCGGCCACGGTGACGAAGTGGAGCTGCATCGTGGTGGTGGAGGTGAATCTGGGTGGGGAGCAGCTCGTGCTGGGCCTGCTGGTGGATGCCATCGGGCAGGCGCTGGAGCTCCAGCCCGCGGAGGTGGTGCCGCCGCCGTCGTTCGGCGCGCCGGTGCATGTGGACTACCTGCTGGGGATGGGGCTGCCCGCGGGGGAGAAGAAGTTCGTGTTGTTGATGGATCTCGACAAGGTGCTCAGCTCCGAGGAGGTCCTGGTGGCCAGCACGTTGCGGACCGAGGCGGAGGAGCCCGTTCAGGAGGGGCCTGTCCAGGAGGAGCCCGTTCAGGAGGCGGAGGCGCCCGTTCGGGAAGAGCCCTGA
- a CDS encoding M56 and MltD domain-containing protein yields the protein MSALASTWTTGYVSVALLLTLGYALLRAALASLGRLGLHLSARQTLWAGRVTLALALLLPPACMSVRGLVPTGPLFTFDRSVVRLTTRLPEPAWNAPPRTTASPPAEAPASFPVGLAVVLLLGTATGVHCARELRQHLRLLRQLEALPRVRQVGRVAVVLLDTGATAFSTWFPRPAPHPSAWVAVPAHLLEDPPGLRMTVLHELQHHRQRDTVLAYVRLLLDGLFFWNPAVRAFGRWLATRQEFACDEALVSGGKARPHDYARCLLDAALRASGSPPLPVSVTGMAHPTTRRIEMLFQSRPSRNHRALGLVATIALTLVPLTLWAQSATRGRAVTLTEAQALARSSQPEGDLPVVVDELVMEKLNQLVTTPKGRAFMKKALGNLATHREALTRTLRARGLPEGLLAVAMVESAVTNMPETSTNPSLAPGMRGAGVWMFIPSTARQYGLQVDAERDERLDVARETEAAAALFSDLHGRYGDWRLALAAYNQGDKKVDEVLSATGQRDASALARAGHINDYVSTVQAGLLVLRNPHLLD from the coding sequence ATGAGCGCCCTCGCGAGCACGTGGACCACGGGCTATGTGAGCGTGGCGCTGCTGCTCACCCTGGGCTACGCGCTGCTGCGCGCCGCCCTCGCGAGCCTGGGGCGGCTGGGCCTCCACCTGTCGGCACGGCAGACGTTGTGGGCCGGGCGCGTGACGCTGGCGCTGGCGCTCCTGCTGCCCCCCGCGTGCATGAGCGTGCGCGGGCTGGTGCCCACCGGGCCGCTCTTCACCTTCGATCGCTCCGTGGTGCGGCTCACCACGCGATTGCCAGAGCCGGCCTGGAACGCGCCTCCACGCACCACCGCGTCCCCCCCCGCCGAGGCGCCCGCGTCCTTCCCGGTGGGGCTGGCCGTGGTGCTGCTGCTCGGGACGGCCACGGGGGTGCACTGCGCGCGGGAGCTCCGTCAGCACCTGCGGCTGCTCCGCCAGCTCGAAGCGCTGCCCCGCGTGCGCCAGGTGGGCCGTGTGGCCGTGGTCCTCCTCGACACCGGGGCCACCGCCTTCTCCACCTGGTTCCCGCGTCCGGCGCCCCACCCCAGCGCCTGGGTGGCGGTGCCCGCCCATCTCCTGGAGGACCCACCGGGCCTGCGGATGACGGTCCTGCACGAGCTCCAACACCACCGCCAACGCGACACGGTGCTCGCCTACGTGCGCCTGCTCCTGGACGGGCTCTTCTTCTGGAACCCCGCGGTGCGCGCCTTCGGGCGCTGGCTCGCCACCCGCCAGGAGTTCGCCTGCGACGAGGCGCTCGTCTCCGGAGGCAAGGCCCGTCCGCACGACTACGCACGCTGCCTGCTCGACGCGGCCCTGCGCGCCTCGGGTTCACCCCCGCTTCCCGTCAGTGTCACGGGCATGGCCCACCCCACCACCAGGAGGATCGAAATGCTGTTCCAATCCCGTCCCAGCCGAAACCACCGCGCCCTCGGGCTCGTCGCCACCATCGCCCTGACGCTCGTCCCCCTCACCCTGTGGGCACAGAGCGCCACCCGTGGCCGCGCGGTGACGCTCACCGAGGCCCAGGCCCTCGCGCGCTCCTCGCAACCCGAGGGCGACCTTCCCGTGGTGGTGGATGAGCTGGTGATGGAGAAACTCAACCAGCTGGTGACCACGCCCAAGGGCCGCGCCTTCATGAAGAAGGCCCTGGGGAACCTGGCCACCCACCGCGAGGCGCTCACGCGCACGCTGCGCGCCCGGGGGCTGCCGGAGGGGCTGCTGGCCGTGGCGATGGTGGAGTCGGCGGTGACCAACATGCCGGAGACGTCGACGAATCCCTCGCTGGCTCCCGGCATGAGAGGCGCGGGAGTGTGGATGTTCATCCCCTCGACGGCGCGCCAGTATGGACTCCAGGTCGACGCGGAGCGTGACGAGCGGCTCGACGTGGCGCGAGAGACGGAGGCCGCCGCGGCCCTCTTCTCCGATCTGCACGGCCGCTATGGCGACTGGCGACTGGCGCTCGCGGCCTACAACCAGGGCGACAAGAAGGTGGACGAGGTGCTGAGCGCGACGGGCCAGCGCGATGCCAGCGCGCTCGCCCGCGCCGGCCACATCAATGACTACGTGAGCACCGTGCAGGCCGGACTCCTCGTCCTGCGCAACCCCCACCTGCTCGACTGA
- a CDS encoding nuclear transport factor 2 family protein: MKAQDLQYTLDWIAIRELVAEYGQAIDFGKDTGDWSRWVNVFTPQVTADYSRLFEGEPVTMAREQMAQVGGNALATFNRVQHATANTVRTHFKSDTEAQVMAYADVGHFFSVGGVTQEWTVVIRYTHDLEKTPEGWRIRRVMLDPIHFRGNPLGLDLVKGKRLV, encoded by the coding sequence ATGAAGGCTCAGGATCTCCAATACACGCTGGATTGGATCGCCATCCGGGAACTGGTGGCCGAGTACGGACAGGCCATCGACTTCGGCAAGGACACGGGAGACTGGAGCCGCTGGGTGAACGTCTTCACGCCCCAGGTCACCGCGGACTACAGCCGGCTCTTCGAGGGCGAGCCCGTCACCATGGCGCGGGAGCAGATGGCCCAGGTGGGCGGCAACGCCCTGGCCACCTTCAACAGGGTCCAGCACGCCACGGCCAACACCGTGCGGACCCACTTCAAGAGCGACACGGAGGCCCAGGTGATGGCCTATGCGGACGTCGGCCACTTCTTCTCCGTGGGCGGCGTCACCCAGGAGTGGACCGTCGTCATCCGCTATACCCATGACCTGGAGAAGACCCCCGAGGGCTGGAGGATCCGCCGGGTGATGCTGGATCCCATCCACTTCCGCGGCAACCCGCTGGGGCTCGACCTGGTCAAGGGCAAGCGGCTCGTCTGA